From the Candidatus Rokuibacteriota bacterium genome, the window GCCCACGACGTGGAGGCGATCGCGCGGGAACTGCGCCCGGATCAGCGCGCTCAGCGCCAGCGCCACCTTCTTCGCCGGCAAGAAGGAGCCGCTGTTGAGCATGGAGCGGCTCATGTCGAGCATCACCACCGTGGCCGCGCGCGTGGAGGCCTCGGTGCGGGAGACCTGGAAGTCGCCGGGCTCGAGCCGCACCGGCAACCCGGGGCCGCCCCGCTCGACGGCCCGCATCACCGTGGCCTCCAGGTCCAGCAGGAAGGGGTCGCCGAACTCGTAGGGCTTGCTCTCGTCGGTGCGGTCGCCGCCGGCGCCGCGGCGGTCGAGGGCGTGGCGGCCGAAGCGGTCGCGCTGGAGCCGGGCGAAGACCTCGCGGAGCGCGGTCTCCCCGATCTTGCGGATGGCCCGGGCGGTGAGCGTGAGCCGGTTGCCCTGGCGCTCGAGGTAGCCCGCCTCCTCGAGCTTTCGCGCCAGGTCGCGAAGCTGCTGGAGGTCGCGGGCCGCCTCCTCTCCCAGGAGGCGCTCCACCTGCTTCGGGTCGATCTGCTGGAGGTCGCCCGGGGCCTGCGCCTGACGGAGCTGGCGCTCGAGGCGCTCCATCTCGGACAGCTCCTCCATGAGCCCCATGGCCTCCCGGAGCGTCACGTTCTCCTCGCCCCTGAAGTCCCAGCGCCGGGACAGCTCGTCCATGGGCAAGAGCGCGCCCAGATGCATGGCGAGCTGGCGCAGCTCGGCCTCGAGCCGCTCGTCCTGCATGAAGAGCCCGCGCATCATCTCCTCGATCTGGGCGCGCTGCCCTGGAGACATGCTCTCCACGAGCGACTGCATCTGGGCGCTCTGCCGGGCGATCTGCTCGAGGACGTCGTCGAGGCTCTCGGCGCCGGGGAAGTGCTGGCCCCACTTCTGCTTGAAGGCGTCGAAGTCGGGCTCCTCCCCGTCCATGCGCTGGCGGAGCAGGCGGTTGAGGTCGCGGAGCATCTCGCGCGTGCGCGCCAGGTCTTGCGGCGTGAGGCCCTCGAGCCCCTGCTTCATCCCCTTGAGGAAGGGCTGGAGCATCTGCTCCTGGAGCGAACGGAGGAGCTCCTGGAAGAGCCTTGCCGCCTCGGGATCGGCGAAGTCGTGGGCCTGGAGGCCCTTGATGCGCCCGGCGGCATCCGGGGGCAGGCGGTCGAGGCTCTCCAGTCTCCGGTCGCGCTCGGGGCCCTCCGGGAGCCGCGCCGGAATGCCCGCGCGCTCCTTCCCGATGATCTCGTCCAGCTTCTTCTCGATGTCGGCGAGCGCCGAGCCGAGGTCGTACCGGTCGAGCCGCTGCTGACGCTGGCGCTGCAGGCGCCGGAGCAGGTCCTGCAGCCCCTGGAGGCGCTGCCCCTGCGGCGGCTGCGCGCCCCGCTGGAAGAGGCGCCGCAGCGCGGTCCTGAGATCGGCGCCCGCCAGGAGATCGTCGGACATGGCGGCGAGGAGGTCGTCGGCGCCGAGGTCGTCGAGCTGCTGCGTGCCGTCCCAGCGCGAGTAGCGGATCCGCGCCACGGCCGTCCTGCTTCCCTCAGCCCCGGTACCGGGCCTGCCCGGCCTGGACGTCCTTGTTGAGCTTGCGGGAGAGGTGGAGGCCCTCGAGGATGAACTCCAGCGCCGCGGCCATGCCGGCCTCGTCCACCGCGCCGAGCCGCCTGACCGCGGCGTGAAGCGGCCGCGCCTCGCCGATCTGGCGGACGTACTCCCGCGAGGGCATGCTGTCGGACACCTCGATGCGCATGCCTCCCTTGAAGGCGCCCACGACGTCGTCGAGCTCGCCGGCCGCGAAGCGCTTGGTGAAGACGTTGAGCACCGCCTTCTGGGCGAGCTTGGCGAGCACTTTCTCCTCGCTCGCCTCGCCGACGGTCTCGAGCTCGATCTTGCCCGCGGTGGAGGCGACGATGGCTCCGAGGTCGCTCACCCGCGGCGCCACCTCCCGCTCGCCCAGGCGGATGGCGCGCTTGAGGGCGCTCGAGAGCAGGTTCTCGTAGTTGCAGATGCTCACGCGCACCGAGACGCCCGAGCGCTGGCTGATCTCAGGGGAACGGCGCGCCAGGTGGGTCAGCTCGGCCACCACCTGCTTCATGTAGTCGGCGGCGGCGACGCGGAGGCCGTCGGTGCGGAAGGCGGTGTGCTCGGCCTCCATGATGGCGATCTCGTCCTCGAGCCGGCGCGGGTAATGGGTGCGGATCTGCGAGCCGAAGCGGTCCTTGAGCGGGGTGATGATCCGGCCGCGGTTGGTGTAGTCCTCGGGGTTGGCGCTGGCGACGACGAAGAGATCCAGCGGCAGGCGCACCTTGTAGCCGCGGATCTGGACATCGCGCTCCTCCATGATGTTGAGGAGCCCCACCTGGATCCGCTCGGCGAGATCGGGCAATTCGTTGATGGCGAAGATGCCGCGGTGGGTACGTGGCAGCAGCCCGTAGTGAATGGTGAGCTCGTCCGAGAGGTACCGCCCCTCGGCGACCTTGATGGGGTCCACCTCGCCGATGAGGTCGGCGATGGTGATGTCGGGGGTGGCGAGCTTCTCGCCGTAGCGGCGGTCGCGGGGGATCCAGGCCACGGCGGCCGCATCGCCTTCTCCCGCCAGGCGCAGCCGGCACGCGTGGCAGATGGGCGCCAGCGGGTCGTCGTTGATCTCGCAGCCCAGGAGTGCTGGCACCTGGTCGTCGAGCAGGGCCACCAGGAGGCGCGCCATGCGGGTCTTGGCCTGGCCGCGCTCGCCGAGGAAGACGATGTCCTGGCCGCTGAGGAGGGCGTTCTCGATCTGCGGGACCACACTGTCCTCGTAGCCGATGATGCCCGGAAAGAGCGGCTCGCCGCGCGTGAGTCGTGCGATCAGGTTGTCGCGCAGCTCCTCCTTCACCGATCGCGGCGCGTATCCGCTCTCGCGCAGCTCCCCAACCGTGCGCGGCGTTGGCATGGCTGGCTGCATGATGTGGCCTCTGCCCGGTGCTGTCAACCTGGAGCGGCCGGGAGCGGCCGCCGTTGACACCGCACTCTCGGCTGCGCGGTCGCGCCGCGTCGCCCCCGCCGTCCTGCTCGCGACCGTCGCCCTCGCCCCTCCGGAAGCACTCCTCCTGCGGCGCCCGCCCGCGGGCCTGCGGGGTGCCAGCGCCTCATCCGTGGCCCTCCCGGGACAGCCCCGCCGCCGAGGCCGGCATAAGGTGGCGAAAGCAATCTTCTTTCGCCTGGCACTGCCCGTGCACGCAGGCGAGAGCGTCGGGCAAGGAACCCCTGGGGCACCTCCAGGGTACCCCCGACAACGAGGACGATAGCCTCATGCGGTGTGGCGGCAGCGGTCTCGGCGGAGCGGCGATCGCCTTGGGACTGGCGGCCGCGCTCGGGCTTCCACCCGCCGTCGCGGCGGCGCCGAGCGTCGATGCCAAGGCCATCGTCGACCGCGTGGACCGGCTGCTGCGAGGCGACTCCTCGGAAGGCGAGGTCACCATGTCGGTCGTGACGCGACGCTGGACGCGCACGCTCACCATGCGGGTCTGGTCCGAAGGCACGGACAAGGCGCTCATCAAGGTCACCGGCCCTGCGAAGGAGGCCGGCACCGTGACGCTCAAGACCGGCGAGGACATCTGGAACTACCTGCCCAAGATCGACCGCACCATCCGGGTCCCGACGTCGATGATGATGGCCTCGTGGATGGGCTCGCACTTCACCAACGACGACCTGGTGAAGGAGTCCCGCCTCGTGCGCGACTACGACATCGCCGTGGGCTTCTCGGGCCCCCGCAACGGGGTCGAGGTCTGGGAGTTCGTGCTGACGCCACGACCGGAGGCGGCGGTCGTGTGGGGCAAAATCCTGCTCCAGGTGCGCCACAAGGACCTCATGCCGACATGGGCGCGGTACTACGGCGACGACGGCGCCCTGAGGCGGACGTTGACGTTCTCCGACTACCGGGTCATGGGCGGCCGGCTCGTGCCCGCCACCGTGGGGGTGGTGCCCAGCGACAAGCCGGACGAATCCACCGTCATCAGGTACCACCGCCTGACCTTCGACGTGCGCCTGCCGGCCGACACCTTCAGCCTCGCGGCACTCAGGCGCTGACATGGTGACGCTCCGCCTCGGCTGGCGTAACCTCTGGCGCAATCCCGGCCGCAGCCTCCTGTCCATCGCGGCGGTCGCCGTCGCCTGCGCCGTGCTGATCACCGTGGAGTCTCTGCGCGAGGGCCTCGTGCGCCAGACGCTCGAGAACGGCACGCGGCTGGTGATCGGACACCTCCAGGTGCAGGACGCGACGTTCCGCCGCGACCGCAACCTCTACGACACGATCGGGGGCCCCGGCGGCACCGACGTGCGCGCGCTCCTGGTGGCAGTGGAGCGGCGCGTGCGCATGGCCGCGGCGCCGCGCGTCGTCGGCTTCGGCCTCCTCTCGGCGGACCGGCGCTCCGCGGGCGCGGAGATCCTCGGTGTGGATCCCGCGCGCGAGGCCCGCGTCACCCGCGTGCTCGAGAGCGTCGTGGACGGCCGGGGGCTCGACGGTGCGCCGCCGCGGGCGGTTCTGCTCGGCAAGGCGCTCGCCGAGGAGCTGGCTGTCGCGGTGGGCGACGAGGTCGCCGTCGTCACCCAGGCCGCCGACGGGTCGGTGGGGAACGAGCTCTGGCGCGTGCGCGGCATCATCCGCACCGGCCTCGGCACGCTGGACCGCTCGCTGGCGGTGGTGGCTCTCCACGACCTGCAGGACATCATGGCGCTGGGGCCCGGGCGCATCCACCAGGTGGTCGCGCGCGTCGCCGATCCCGAGCAGGCGCGCCGCGTGGCCGAGGTCCTCGAGGCGGACGGAACCCTGCCCCCCGGGGCCCGGGCGGAATCGTGGGAGACGCTGGTGCCGGCGCTGGTCGACTACCGCCGGCTGATCCGGGCCTGGGGCTGGGTGATGCTCGGCATCGTCGGCCTCTTCGCGGGCTTCGGCGTGCTCAACACCATGCTCATGGCCGTGTTCGAGCGCACCCACGAGCTGGGGGTGCTGGCCTCGCTGGGGCTGCGCCCGCCGCTGGTCCTCGCCATGGTGCTTGCGGAGTGCGCGAGCCTGGCCGCGGCGGGCATCGCGGCCGGGGTCGCGCTGGGCACCGGCGGCATGGCCTACTTCGTCGTTCACGGGTGGGACCTCACCCGGTGGGCCGAAGGGTTGACCCTCTCCGGCGTGCTCATCGACCCGGTCCTGCGGGGAGCGTGGACGTGGCGCCAGGTGCCGTCGATCGCTCTGTCGCTCGCCGCCCTCGTCACGCTGGCCGGCCTCCTGCCGGCGCTGCGCGCGGCCCGCCTGCGCCCGGTGGCGGCGCTGGCCGCGCGGGCCGACTGATCGCCGTGCTGCTGCGTCTCGCGTGGCGGAACCTCTGGCGCCGCCCGTGGCGCACGCTGCTCACGGGCGCGGGGGTCGCGCTGGGCCTCGGCCTGCTGCTCACGATGCTCGGGCTCGGCGACGGGAGCCATCTGCAGATGATCGACGCGGCGGTCGGCATGGGTTCCGGCCACGTGCTCGTGCAGGCACGCGGCTATCAGGAACGCCGGGGGGTGGAGATGGTCATCGCCGAGGATGCGGCGCGGCGCGTGGCCGGCTGGGCGCGGGAACAGCGCGATGTCGTGGCGGTCCTGCCCCGCGTCTTCGCCTCGGCGCTACTGTCCTCGGCTGACGGGGCGGTCGGCGTGGCCCTGGTGGGGGTCGACCCCGTCGCCGAGGCGGCCGTCTCCCGCTACCCCGCGTGGGTACGCGAGGGGCGCTTCGCGGCCCTGGGTGGCCGCGGCACCGCCATCATCGGCAGCGGCGTCGCGCGGGTGCTCCACGCCGGCATCGGCGGCCGCGTCGTGGTGATGGCCCAGGCCGCGGGCGAGGGGGACGTGCGCTCGGTGCTGCTGCACGTGGTCGGCGTCGTGCACACGGGGCTGGAGGACGTCGATCGGGGGCTCCTGCTCGTGCCGCTCGGCTCGGCGCAGGAGCTCCTGGCGCTGGGCGGCGGCGTGCACCAGGTGGCACTCATCCTCGGGGACCAGGCGCAATCCGCCGCGCGCGCGGCCGCCGCGCGCCGCGCCTTCCCCGGGCTCGAGGCGCTCACCTGGGCCCAGGCCGATCCCGATGTCGAGGCGGCCATCCGGCTCGACGACGGCGGGCACTACCTCTTCAACGCCATCTTCTTCGTCATCATCGGGTTCATGGTCCTCAATACCTTGCTCATGTCTGTTCTCGAGCGGCGCCGCGAGATCGCGCTCCTGGGCGCCCTCGGCCTCACGCCCGGCCGGCGCTGGGGCACGGTGATGCTGGAAGGGGGGATGCTCGCGGGGCTCGGAATCGCCGGGGGGCTCGCCATCGGCCTCGCCGTCAACGCCTACTTCGGTATCCGGGGCCTGCCGCTGGCGTGGTTCACCGACCAGCCGCTCGAGAGCGGCGGCGTGCTCGTGGAGCCGGTCATGTACGCCTCCCTGAGCGTGCGACGCGTCGTTGTGTCCGCCGCGCTCGTGTTCGGGCTCACGGTCGTCCTGTCCCTCGTGGCTGCGCGGCCGGCCGCGCGCCCGGTGGACGCGGGGCTGCTGAAGTGATGGGGACTGGAGCGGCGGTCGCCGGCCCCGGCGCTTCGAGCGCGCCAGCGCTGGAGCTGGTCGATGTGCTCCGCGTCTTCCGGCAGGGGGACCAGGAGGTCCGGGCGATCGACCATGTCTCCGTGCGTCTCGCGCGCGGCGAGTTCGTGGCGCTGGCCGGGCCGTCCGGGTCCGGGAAGACAACCCTGCTCAACGTGGCCGGCGGGCTGGATCGGCCCGACGCCGGGCGCGTGATCGTGGGCGGCCAGGAGCTCGGGGCGCTCTCGGCCGATGGGCTGGCGCGCCTCCGGCTCGAGCACGTGGCCTACATCTTCCAGGGCTACAATCTCGTCCCCGTGCTCTCGGCGGAGGAGAACGCCGAGTTCATCCTCCTGCTTCGGGGGGTGCCGCGCCACGAGCGCCGCGCCCGGGTGCGCGCGCTCCTCGACAAGGTTGGCCTGGCCGGGCTCGAAGGACGGCGCCCGGCCCAGCTCTCGGGCGGGCAGCAGCAGCGCGTGGCCGTGGTCCGGGCCATCGTCGCCGAGCCCACCCTCGTGCTGGCCGACGAGCCCACGGCCAACCTCGACACGACCACCGCCGGCGCTCTCCTCGACGTCATGGAGGGCCTGCACCACGAGCTCAAGACGACCTTCCTCTTCTCCACCCACGACCCGCGCATCATGGAGCGCGCCCACCGGCTGATCCGGATGCGCGACGGACGCATCGAGAGCGATGAGCCGCTGGCGTCGTCGGCCCGCGCGCGGGGCTGACTGGGCGGCGGTCGCGCTGGCCCTGGCGCTGGGGCCGGTCTCCATGCCCGGCCCGGCGCCCGCCGAGTCGTGGACGCTCGGCGGGGATGCCCGCGCCTACGGGTTCCTGCGCGCCGATGACCCCGAGGGCGGCCGGCGCGACGCCGAGCTCGTGATCGGCCGGCTGAAGCTCGACGGGACGCTGCCCGAGAGGCTCGGCGTCGAGGCGCATGGTGTGTTCTCGCTCCTCTCACCCGCCGCGACACCGGCGGCGCGCATTGCCCCGGCTGGCACGACCCGGCGCTTCCTCGGACTCCAGCATACGTTCCCGAGCGGGGACGACGCCTCCATGACACTGGAGGCGGACCGCCTGAACGTCCGCTGGGAGCGGGGCGGCCTTCGCCTGGTTGCCGGTCGCCAGGCCATCACGTGGGGCGTGAACGTCTTCTGGCCGGCCCTCGATCTGTTCGCCCCGTTCGGACCCGAGCGGATCGACCGCGAGTACAAGCCCGGCGTCGATGCGGTTCGCGGGACACTGGCGCTCGGCGAGCTGTCGCAGATCGAGGTCGTCGGCGCCGCGCTCGGGTCGAGCCTCGCGCGCGACGGCAGCGCAGGGGCGCTCGCGCGCGTGAACCTGGGGCCCGCCGACGTCGGCCTCATGGTGGGCCGCTTCCACGCCGACACGGTGGCCGGCGGCTTCGTCACGGCCAATGTCCGCGGCACGGGCCTGCGCGGGGAGGTGGCGTTCACGGACTCGGGCGACGCGGGGGACGCGGAGATCGGTCGGCGCCGGTTCTGGCGCGCAGGCCTCGGGCTCGACCGCCAGCTCACGACGACGGTCTCGGTGACGGGCGAGCTCGCGTGGAACGGCTTCGGCGCCACCCGCCCCGGGGACTACCCGTCGATCGCCGGCGCCGACCGCGTCCGGCGGGGCGAGCTGAACGGGCTCGGGCGCTCCTACTTCGGCGGCGCGGTCAGCTGGCAAGCCCACCCGCTGCTGACACTCACCGGCACCGGGCTCGTCAACCTCGGGGACGGGTCGGCACTGCTGCTGCCGCAGGCCGACTGGTCGCTGTCCGACAGCGTGGGCCTCGTCGTCGGCGGGGCCTTCGGGATCGGCCGAGGCCCGCGCGGCGTGAGCCGCCCGGAGAGCGAGTACGGCGGCGCGCCTCAGCTCCTGTACGCCGCCCTCAAGGTGTACTTCTGAGCGGCGCCGCCGGGGAGCCACGCTCCGCGTCGAAGCCGCGGTTTGACCTCTTCCCCGCGCTGTGGCAGGATCGGCGCGCGATGAGCGAGGGATAGCCGCGCCATGCCTCTTCTTTCCGACCTCACCATCCTCTCCCTCGAGCAGGCCACGACCCTGCCATTCCTCACGCAGCGCCTGGCGCGTGACGGGGCGCGCGTGATTCGCGTGGAGGCCCCCGGGCGCGGCGACCCTAACCGGTACGTCGGACGGAACCACGTGGGCGAGGACGGGATGGCGAGCTATTTTCTGCCGAACAACTGCGGCAAGCAGGCGATCACGCTGAATCTT encodes:
- a CDS encoding VWA domain-containing protein, which produces MSDDLLAGADLRTALRRLFQRGAQPPQGQRLQGLQDLLRRLQRQRQQRLDRYDLGSALADIEKKLDEIIGKERAGIPARLPEGPERDRRLESLDRLPPDAAGRIKGLQAHDFADPEAARLFQELLRSLQEQMLQPFLKGMKQGLEGLTPQDLARTREMLRDLNRLLRQRMDGEEPDFDAFKQKWGQHFPGAESLDDVLEQIARQSAQMQSLVESMSPGQRAQIEEMMRGLFMQDERLEAELRQLAMHLGALLPMDELSRRWDFRGEENVTLREAMGLMEELSEMERLERQLRQAQAPGDLQQIDPKQVERLLGEEAARDLQQLRDLARKLEEAGYLERQGNRLTLTARAIRKIGETALREVFARLQRDRFGRHALDRRGAGGDRTDESKPYEFGDPFLLDLEATVMRAVERGGPGLPVRLEPGDFQVSRTEASTRAATVVMLDMSRSMLNSGSFLPAKKVALALSALIRAQFPRDRLHVVGFSLYAREFKVEELPGLAWSEWSIGTNIHHGLEVARQLLGRDRGANKQILMVTDGEPTAHMEDGEAQFSYPPTRRTLQATLEEVQRCTREGITINTFMLDESDMLAAFVEQMARLNRGRAFFVTPERLGEFVLVDYVRGKRVRSSR
- a CDS encoding AAA family ATPase yields the protein MPTPRTVGELRESGYAPRSVKEELRDNLIARLTRGEPLFPGIIGYEDSVVPQIENALLSGQDIVFLGERGQAKTRMARLLVALLDDQVPALLGCEINDDPLAPICHACRLRLAGEGDAAAVAWIPRDRRYGEKLATPDITIADLIGEVDPIKVAEGRYLSDELTIHYGLLPRTHRGIFAINELPDLAERIQVGLLNIMEERDVQIRGYKVRLPLDLFVVASANPEDYTNRGRIITPLKDRFGSQIRTHYPRRLEDEIAIMEAEHTAFRTDGLRVAAADYMKQVVAELTHLARRSPEISQRSGVSVRVSICNYENLLSSALKRAIRLGEREVAPRVSDLGAIVASTAGKIELETVGEASEEKVLAKLAQKAVLNVFTKRFAAGELDDVVGAFKGGMRIEVSDSMPSREYVRQIGEARPLHAAVRRLGAVDEAGMAAALEFILEGLHLSRKLNKDVQAGQARYRG
- a CDS encoding outer membrane lipoprotein-sorting protein; translated protein: MRCGGSGLGGAAIALGLAAALGLPPAVAAAPSVDAKAIVDRVDRLLRGDSSEGEVTMSVVTRRWTRTLTMRVWSEGTDKALIKVTGPAKEAGTVTLKTGEDIWNYLPKIDRTIRVPTSMMMASWMGSHFTNDDLVKESRLVRDYDIAVGFSGPRNGVEVWEFVLTPRPEAAVVWGKILLQVRHKDLMPTWARYYGDDGALRRTLTFSDYRVMGGRLVPATVGVVPSDKPDESTVIRYHRLTFDVRLPADTFSLAALRR
- a CDS encoding ABC transporter permease, translating into MVTLRLGWRNLWRNPGRSLLSIAAVAVACAVLITVESLREGLVRQTLENGTRLVIGHLQVQDATFRRDRNLYDTIGGPGGTDVRALLVAVERRVRMAAAPRVVGFGLLSADRRSAGAEILGVDPAREARVTRVLESVVDGRGLDGAPPRAVLLGKALAEELAVAVGDEVAVVTQAADGSVGNELWRVRGIIRTGLGTLDRSLAVVALHDLQDIMALGPGRIHQVVARVADPEQARRVAEVLEADGTLPPGARAESWETLVPALVDYRRLIRAWGWVMLGIVGLFAGFGVLNTMLMAVFERTHELGVLASLGLRPPLVLAMVLAECASLAAAGIAAGVALGTGGMAYFVVHGWDLTRWAEGLTLSGVLIDPVLRGAWTWRQVPSIALSLAALVTLAGLLPALRAARLRPVAALAARAD
- a CDS encoding ABC transporter permease codes for the protein MLLRLAWRNLWRRPWRTLLTGAGVALGLGLLLTMLGLGDGSHLQMIDAAVGMGSGHVLVQARGYQERRGVEMVIAEDAARRVAGWAREQRDVVAVLPRVFASALLSSADGAVGVALVGVDPVAEAAVSRYPAWVREGRFAALGGRGTAIIGSGVARVLHAGIGGRVVVMAQAAGEGDVRSVLLHVVGVVHTGLEDVDRGLLLVPLGSAQELLALGGGVHQVALILGDQAQSAARAAAARRAFPGLEALTWAQADPDVEAAIRLDDGGHYLFNAIFFVIIGFMVLNTLLMSVLERRREIALLGALGLTPGRRWGTVMLEGGMLAGLGIAGGLAIGLAVNAYFGIRGLPLAWFTDQPLESGGVLVEPVMYASLSVRRVVVSAALVFGLTVVLSLVAARPAARPVDAGLLK
- a CDS encoding ABC transporter ATP-binding protein, which translates into the protein MGTGAAVAGPGASSAPALELVDVLRVFRQGDQEVRAIDHVSVRLARGEFVALAGPSGSGKTTLLNVAGGLDRPDAGRVIVGGQELGALSADGLARLRLEHVAYIFQGYNLVPVLSAEENAEFILLLRGVPRHERRARVRALLDKVGLAGLEGRRPAQLSGGQQQRVAVVRAIVAEPTLVLADEPTANLDTTTAGALLDVMEGLHHELKTTFLFSTHDPRIMERAHRLIRMRDGRIESDEPLASSARARG